DNA from Sulfurimonas gotlandica GD1:
TATGAGAGCAAAAGCCATATTGACACCAAAATCAAAATACTCCATCCCTTTCCCTTAATAATTTGCAAGATTTTACAAATATTGTATTTTAAAATGATAATATTCTAATAATTGTAATAATTATGAAACTATTATCGAATTGCAACAATTATTGCAAAGCTAAGCATAAATTAATATTAAAGCATTACAAAAATTTATTAATTTTTTTTAAACTGTTCTTAAAGTAGTATATTGTTGATTTTAAGTGTTTTTTATAAGTAAATTTTATTCGCGTCAATGTTTTGATATAATAAAAATCATGAAAAAAATTATTATAAATAAAAAATATTATGGCAATATAGAACTTGCCAAGACAAGAAACGCTTATAATATCTTTGTCTCTGTTATACGTGCATTTAAGGCTAAAGAGCCTATTACAGTTGAGACTATCTACTCAAAAGAGAAGCTAAAAAGCTTTGAGAAGTACAAAAGTGGAGAATTCCAATACGAGCTAGAAGAATTAGATATGTATATAGAACTCTCAAAACTTTTAAAGTTTACATCTACAGATGCTAAAAAGCTAAAAGAGCAGATAGCCTTTGTAAATGATGACGCTCATGTGCATCTAGACATATCTAAGAACTTGGTTCTCTTTAATAAGAAGAAGCAAAGCACAGCAAAAAAATCATACCTCTTTTGGGATATAGAAAACTTCTCAAATATTTCTCCAATGTTTTCTCAGGTTATAGAGCCTTATGAGTTGGAAGATGAAAACATATATGTGTCTTGTAACCCTGACTCACTCTATCTTTTTAAAGCAGAGTGGGAAGCAGACCTCTTTGACTTTGGAAAAACATTTAACTCTTTTAACTTTACAAAATGTGATCATGGAAAAAATGTAGCGGATGGTGTCTTACTAAACAACTTTAAAGAGCTAAGTCCAAGAGATGCAAATATCTATGTTATGACATATGATAGAGAGCTAAAAGACAGATTTAGAGACTCTTGCCATGAGAGCAATAACTTGTATGTGCTAGAGAGGAAAATACTCTACTGAAAATTTGGTAGAGGGATTTTAATCAAGAAAAGTGCACCGTCTTTGAAGTTATATGCTTCTATGGTGCCGTTAAATTTTATCTCAATGATTGTTTTTGTTATAAAAAGCCCGAGTCCAGTGCCTTGCGCCTGATGCTTTGTTGTAAAATATGCATCAAATATTTTATCGGCAATACTCTTATCAAAGCCTCCACCGTTATCACTGATTTTAATAATATTGTTTTCACCTTCAACAGTAGACTCAATAATGATTTTACCACTATCTTTATTTTTTCCTATTATTGCATCAAGAGCATTATTAAGTATAATCAAAATAGCTTGCTCTATTTCGCTGATAGATCCATAGGCAAAAGACTCTTTATCTAGATTGACCTCAATAGATATCTTATTTTTGTCAAACATACTATCAAGCAACTGCAAACTTTCCCCAACTGCTCTTTCAATTGGAAATATTTCAATGTTTTTTTTACGATGGTCTTCATTTAGAAAATTTTTAAATAGATCTATAGTTTTTGACATGAAGAGTACTTGGTTATGAATCTCGTTAAAATTTTTTTCCTGGTCTTTTGAATCCACTTCTCCCATCATACTTTTTATTGTTAAATCAGTAATACAGAGTTCAACTATGTTTAGAGGTTGCTTCCATTGATGAGCAATATTACTTATCATTGTTCCCATTTCAATAAATCGTGATTGCTTAAGTAAAAAGGCATCTTTAGCTTTATTGTTTTCCTCTTCAATGGCTTTTTCTCTCATTCCATCATCAATATTTTGCTGCATTTGCCTAAACCCGTTGACAATCTCAAATATCACATCATCTTTGTTTAGAGCAATTGATTTAAAAACAAGTTTGTCACCTGGCAGATAGCCTTTAATCTCATCTGCAATCCTACTTAAAGGCATCAGCAACTCTTTTAACAGACGCATTTCCAAATAAAAATACAGCGCCAATAAAGCGGCAAAAAGAATTCCTGTAGTAATATATTTATACGATAGTTCTTTCAATATTTGGTTACTTTTAACAAGTTCAAGAGTTCCCATTATATTTTTAAGATGATCTTCTTTTGGGCTGATGACATCTTTTTTATACTCTATGTTGTATGAATCCCCTGCAATGTACGCTGATGTACTACTCTCAGATATAATTGCTCCACTGTTATCTTTAAAAGCGATATATTCAAGTTTATATGAAGCAAGCATACTTTTCAAGAATTCATCCATTTCGGAGACATTAGCTTGATTATTTATAAAATACCATACGCTTACTCTCGGGGCTAATGATTCAGCAATTGTTGCAATATGAGTTTTCTCAGATTTAATAAAAGTATCGTTGACAAGTTTATAAATAAATGTTCCACCAGCGACGATTATCAGCGACAGAGCGACAAGAACAAACATAAATAATTTACGTTGCAAAGAGACCGCACTAAGTGGCTTTATTATTTTTTTACGTAAAATACTCATCCAAAAAACCACATATTTTTCTCTTTATTGTTAAATACGCTATATTATATCACAGCATTTTTATAATTGTCTGTAAAAAGACCTCAATAAATTCTCTAAATATTAAAACTTCGCAAAGTGCAATCATGCTAAACAACTTCAAAGATTCAAAAATAAGAGATGCAAATGTATAGTTAATAAAATACTTCAGAGGAGTAAAAGAAGAGGTTTAATGCTGCTTTGTTATAGACTCCCAAGCTAAGCATGGGAGCTATAGAAGAGTAGAAACTAAATTATTTACCGATAGTTTGGGCAAATGCTTCTAACTCAGCATCGGAGTATTTAGCAACTTGACCTTTCATTACAGCTTTCATAACTCCGCCATAAGTTCCAGCTTTGTAACCTTTCAATGCAGTTGCAATCTCCTCATGTTTTAAGTCTGAAACAATTTTTGATTTACCAAGTGCAGATTTTTTAAAATCAGCATTATGACAGGCAGCACAAGCCTTTGGTTCAACTGCACCCATGAGTGCGATTGTACTTACAAATAACGCTAAAACAATTTTTTTCATTTTAAATCCTTGTAAAATTATAGTATTTTTGTATTATAATCTCTTATACTTAAAAATTGTTTTAATATATTAACTTGCCTTTGGAATGAAGACAGAAGAAAACTTTTTAATATTACTTGTTCCCATTATTCTGATTGGAGCGAGTCAAAAGTGGAGATTTATTCACTGGGGTGTAACGTGAACAAAAGATATACTAAAAAACAGATAAATCTATAACAACTAAAAAAGTGGAGATTCACTCACAGGGGTGTAATTTGACCTTTCATTACAGCTTTCATAACTCCGCCATAAGTTCCAGCTTTGTAACCTTTCAATGCAGTTGCAATCTCTTCATATTTTAATATATTAACTTGCCTTTGGAATGAAGAGAGAACAAAACTTTTTAATATTACTTGTTCCCATTATTCTGATTGGAGCGAATCAAAAGTGGAGATTTATTCACTGGGGTGTAACGTGCATTACCTAGCCCCTATTTTCTAGCAAGTAATCGTTCATATATTATCTACTTTACGCTAATTATGCTACAAATAGTTCAAATATGAACGAAAGAGATAGTGTAATAACTAAAAAAGTGGAGATTCACTCACAGGGGTGTAATTTTTAAAGATGTTAACGAGTTAACAAGTAAAGATGTGCAAAAGATAGCAGAATCATTTGATATAAAAAATGCTAAGCAAACAATAGACGAGATGCTTGATATAAAACATACTCTGCTACCAAAGCTAGCAACACAATATGATATGAAAAAATGGTGCAATCTCGTACTTGAATCAACAAAAGATATACTGAAAAACAGATAAAACTAGAACAACTAAAAAAGTGGAGATTCATTCACTGGGGTGTAATTTTAGATATCCATTTTACACCTAAATAACCATCATTTATATACATATTTACTTTATCTGAAATATTCATTTCCCTATATGTCGAAGGGGGAACTTCCCTTTCTTCATACCCTGAATAAGTGATATAATATAACTTACCATACCCTTGTCGATTATATGCACTGCCTGTCCTTCTATCTTCAACAATTCCTTCAATTATTTTAGGTTTTGATTTATCAAAATACATATTAGTTTCTTTTAAACTAATTGTTGTTGTTAAAAACAAACTAGCTAACCCAAATAATGTATTAACAATCAATACTGATAATGAATGCTTACCTTTAGAATGAAAAATAAAAATCATATAAGGGACAGCTATAATAAATGTGATTATAAAAGATAATATAATAAATTCATACTTATTTATTAAAAATGGGATATCAAATATATATATCAACCCATCTTCAGATAGCAGCTGTATCATCCCATTCATAAAGAGAGCAATAATTACAGCAAATATAATATCATATAATTTATCATAATTATCTAATGCGTTAATAACATTATTTCTTTTTATAACATAAACAATATATATTGTAAGAAAAATAACTATAGTTCCAATTCTTGTATCTGGCATGTATAAAAAGAATAGAATCTTAAACAAACTACTAAGGAAATCCACTGGAAAAACAAATAAATATATTAAACAGAAAACCATAAATGTAAAAAACAATTTTATAATTAAATTTTTATCATACATTTGCAATACCTTAATATAACGTTTTACTTGATGGATAACTACCCGCTAGGGTATGTTATTCATCCTCCAAGGTTTTGTTAACATTTATGTAAGTCTGCATACCTTCTCTACAAAAACAGACTTCTCTAGAAAATATTCGATTTGTATTAATCGCATATTCGTTTGAATAACCACTAAGCATCCCGCCATCTCCATTTACTTTCAGAAGCATGTTTATATGACCTATTTTTTTTGGATCAATATTGTTTAATGATAAGTTTACAAAACCATCTATAATAGTTCCATTTAACGCATATGTTCTAATACCTCTATTGTTATCTTTACTAGCAACTGTATATGTACCCGTTAAGCTTTCAGCAAATTGTATTATTTCGAATTGAACCTTCTGCATTTTGTACTCAGCAATCCATAGTCCAGATAGATCCAAGCCTTTATACACAGTTTTCCTATACCATGGAATAAATGATTTAGTAAATAATTGTGACATTAAAAATAATAAAAAACTTGTTGCAATACCTGATACAACACTAAGAATAATTGTCTCCGAAACATTTGACATGATTTATTTTTCCCTTTTGATGTTAACGTTTGTCGTGAGCGATAATTTTCCCGAGGGAAATTATTGCGTTCCTCGTACTTGTTATGTGCAATTTAGATTTTACCTTCTTGTTGTAATTCATCGAGTATGCTTCGCACTAGTCTTTCATCAAGTGCAAATTTTTTAGAAATTCCTTTAACAATATTATCGGCATCACTTGTATAATCGCTCCATACGATACCAGCTTCACTAGCCATATATTGCTTGTACATAGGGAACATTAATTTTAAAGAAGTATGCAAAGATTCAATTTCCTTTTTAGATTCTTTGGCTTCTTTTCTGAAGCCCAACTGCCAAGGAAGAACAAATATAGCTGCCAATCCAGCTAGTAGTGTTCCTGCGCCAGTTAGCATATCAGCGGTAAGATTCCAGTCTATTTCACACATTTTTATTATTCCTTTATATGTACATAACGGGGGCGCGGGTGAGTAACTGCCGTTGAAAAACCTTTAGGTTTTGCAATGGTTGCTTGCTCCTCCCGCTTGTTATCTGGCGCTGTGCGACAGATGACCAGTGGGTGTTCAACCCGCGCCCCCGTTATCCGGTCACGCAGTGAGCGGATAACTATTTATTCAAGCACATTATATGTAAAATAACCTTAAATCACATAAATAACTTACATGTTGTTTGTGTGTTAAAAGGGTTGATTTTGTTGATTATTTGTATTTTTGATAAAAAAAGAGAAAAAATCTATAAAATTCTTAAAGTTTGGATGTTTGTTTAATACTGTATATTCAAATTAAATTACACTTTGTGTGTTATTTCGCAAATATCTTACATAACACACAAAATGTAGCTTAAGCGAAAAGGTTGGTTATGGAAGTTAAACTACATCTATATACTCCCAAGTAAAAGGATAAAACTTGTCTCTAATCACTCTTGAATACGTAGATGCTCTTGATGCAAACAATGAAAAAAAAGTTTTGGAATTTTCTACAAATCTGCTTAAAGAACCGATAAACAAAGGTTCGCTGTTTGTCATAAAGGTTGATGGTGAGTCTATGGAGCCTGTTATTAAAGACCGTACACTTGTTGTTGCTGACCTTTCTCAAAGAGGAGTAGTAGATGCAGATATATATCTGGTCTATTATGAGAACAGGATGTGGATAAAAAAAGCTAAACAAGAGTCAGATGGAATGACGTTTGTGTCTATCAACAAAGAGTATGGGCATCTAGTATATAAAGAAGCAGATGTTCGTGTAGTAGCTAAGGCTGTTTTGTCTTTTAATAGCTTCTAGAAGAGTGTAGAAGCTACTGGAACGTCTTCTTTATAAACCCACTACCTAAAACCTTGTTACCGTCATAAAATACAGCTACCTGTCCAGTAGCTACTCCGTCTACATTTTTATCTAGATATATCATGGCTTCACTATCTTCTATGATTACCTTGCAAGCTATCTTATGAGTTCTATATCTTAGTTTGACTGTACACTCAAACTCTTTTTTGTCTATGAAAAGATTAAGCGTGTCTATGAGGACTTTTGAGACACCGAGGTCATCTTTTTTACACACTACTATAGTGTTTGCATTTGGGTCTATCTCTTTTACATAGTGAGGCTCATGTGCGCCATGGACTGTAAAGCCTCTTCTCTTTCCTATGGTGTAGTGCATGTAGCCTTTGTGATGACCGACTTCATTGCCATCAGTATCTAGAGCAAGACCTGGTAGGTCTATGTCTGTATGTTTTTTGATGATATCGGTATAGACATTTTCCACAAAACAGATCTCTTGAGACTCTTTTCTTTTCGCTATTTCTTTTATAACGGGCAGGGTGCTACCAAGTTTTACTATCTCTGTTTTTCTGTACTTATTCATAGGGAAGATGAGATGCTTTAAAACATCTTGTTTTATCTGTGCTAAAAAATAACTCTGATCTTTAGTGTCGTCCTCTGCTTTGTAGATAAACTCACCATCTGTTTTTGCATAGTGCCCTGTTGCCAAAAAGTCAGCGCCTTGTTCTTTTGCAAAGTCAAACAGTGCTCCAAACTTGATAGTGCGGTTACACTTTACACATGGGTTTGGAGTATTGCCATTGAGGTATTCGCCTACAAAGTAGTCATACACCTCTTCTTTGAACTTACTGCTAAGGTCAAGTATATGGTACTCGATGCCAAGAGAGCGTGCTACTTTTTTTCCAGATGCAATGTTGTCTTCATGGAAGTTTTCTATAAGGTCGTGGAGCTTCATATATACTCCGATGACCTCATAGCCCTCTTGTTGGAGCAGGTAAGCCGTGACAGAAGAATCTATCCCGCCACTCATACCTACTATTACTTTTTTGTTCATAATTTCTTCTTTTAAGAGTCTAGTGCAGCTTTAAGATCTGCTATTAGATCATCTGAATTTTCAAGACCGACACTTAGTCTGATAAGACCTTCAGTGATACCGATCTTTTTTTGTTCAACAAGTGGAATCTGCTGATGCGTAGTTGAAGATGGATGCGTGATGATTGATTTAGAATCACCGATATTTACAACGATAGAGAAAAGCTTAGTTGCATCTAGAACTTTCCATGCACTCTCTTTATCTTCAACTTCAAAACTGATAAGACCGCTACACTGTCCATCTTTGAAGTACTTGTTTGCAAGAGCGTTATAGCTGTTGCCCTCAAGACCTGGGTAGTTAAGGTTAAACACTTTAGGATGAGACTCTAAGAACTTTGCAACTTTTAGTGCATTGTGTGAATGTTTCTCTATTCTTAGACTAAGTGTCTCAAGACTTTGAATCAGAGACCAAGAGTTAAATGGTGAAGGTGTCGCACCGATATCTCTAAGAAGAGCAAGTCTCACACGCAGGTTAAACGGAGGAAATGGAAGGTCAGTATATACCAGACCTTGGTAACTCTCATCCGGCTCGTTGAAGTGTGGGTATCTTGTACTGCCTTTAAAGAACTCTGTTAAACCGTCTCTGTCTATGATAGCACCACCAAGTGCAAGACCCTGACCTGAGATATATTTACTACAACTGTGTACTACGATGTCTGCACCATGAGCAATAGGATTTACTAAAAGTGGAGTCGCTACTGTGTTGTCACAGATGCTGATGATTCCATGCTTTTGAGCGATTGCACTGATAGCATCTATGTCTGCAACTGCGATTTGAGGGTTTGAAAGTGACTCGTAAAATATCGCTTTTGTTCTGTCATCTACAAGTGCTTCTATCGTTGAAGGATCATCAAGGTTAAATACTCTCGCTTCTATCCCAAATCTCTTAATAGTATGCTTTAAAAGAGTGACACTACCGCCATAAACTTTATCTGAGAGAATGATGTTATCTCCAGCTTTTACAAGGTTTGTGATAGCGTAAAATATAGCTGCCTGACCACTTGAAGTTGCCAAAGCGCTTACTCCGCCTTCTATCTCAGCAAGTCTAGCTTCTAAAACCGCAGTTGTCGGGTTATTTAGTCTTGTATAGATGTTTCCTAAGTCTTGCAGACTAAACAGATCAGAAGCATGCTTAGCACTTTTAAAAGCGTATGCTGTTGTTTGGTAGATTGGAACCGCCGTTGTACCTTGAGAATCTCTCTCATATCCGTGATGTATAGCTAATGTTTCCTTATTCATTTGTTTTCCTTTTTTAGTTCGTGTATGGACTCTTTTAGAGCAAACAGTAGATGCTTGATGCTATCTACGCTATGTGTGTAATTTACGCTTATTCTAAGCCAGCTTGGTTTTTCATTGTCCGCTTCGACCTCTGAGATGCCAAAGAGGTCATGTCCGTATGGTCCCGCACAGCTACAGCCCGCACGTGTCTGGATGCCAAAGTCATGTGAGAGTTTCTCACATAGATCAAAAGGCGTTACCCCGTGAAAATTTATAGCCAAGATGCCGACACTGCTGTGCCCTTCATTTTGTCCGTAGATGGTGTAGTCGTCAA
Protein-coding regions in this window:
- a CDS encoding sensor histidine kinase → MSILRKKIIKPLSAVSLQRKLFMFVLVALSLIIVAGGTFIYKLVNDTFIKSEKTHIATIAESLAPRVSVWYFINNQANVSEMDEFLKSMLASYKLEYIAFKDNSGAIISESSTSAYIAGDSYNIEYKKDVISPKEDHLKNIMGTLELVKSNQILKELSYKYITTGILFAALLALYFYLEMRLLKELLMPLSRIADEIKGYLPGDKLVFKSIALNKDDVIFEIVNGFRQMQQNIDDGMREKAIEEENNKAKDAFLLKQSRFIEMGTMISNIAHQWKQPLNIVELCITDLTIKSMMGEVDSKDQEKNFNEIHNQVLFMSKTIDLFKNFLNEDHRKKNIEIFPIERAVGESLQLLDSMFDKNKISIEVNLDKESFAYGSISEIEQAILIILNNALDAIIGKNKDSGKIIIESTVEGENNIIKISDNGGGFDKSIADKIFDAYFTTKHQAQGTGLGLFITKTIIEIKFNGTIEAYNFKDGALFLIKIPLPNFQ
- the mnmA gene encoding tRNA 2-thiouridine(34) synthase MnmA produces the protein MNKKVIVGMSGGIDSSVTAYLLQQEGYEVIGVYMKLHDLIENFHEDNIASGKKVARSLGIEYHILDLSSKFKEEVYDYFVGEYLNGNTPNPCVKCNRTIKFGALFDFAKEQGADFLATGHYAKTDGEFIYKAEDDTKDQSYFLAQIKQDVLKHLIFPMNKYRKTEIVKLGSTLPVIKEIAKRKESQEICFVENVYTDIIKKHTDIDLPGLALDTDGNEVGHHKGYMHYTIGKRRGFTVHGAHEPHYVKEIDPNANTIVVCKKDDLGVSKVLIDTLNLFIDKKEFECTVKLRYRTHKIACKVIIEDSEAMIYLDKNVDGVATGQVAVFYDGNKVLGSGFIKKTFQ
- a CDS encoding O-acetylhomoserine aminocarboxypropyltransferase/cysteine synthase family protein, whose translation is MNKETLAIHHGYERDSQGTTAVPIYQTTAYAFKSAKHASDLFSLQDLGNIYTRLNNPTTAVLEARLAEIEGGVSALATSSGQAAIFYAITNLVKAGDNIILSDKVYGGSVTLLKHTIKRFGIEARVFNLDDPSTIEALVDDRTKAIFYESLSNPQIAVADIDAISAIAQKHGIISICDNTVATPLLVNPIAHGADIVVHSCSKYISGQGLALGGAIIDRDGLTEFFKGSTRYPHFNEPDESYQGLVYTDLPFPPFNLRVRLALLRDIGATPSPFNSWSLIQSLETLSLRIEKHSHNALKVAKFLESHPKVFNLNYPGLEGNSYNALANKYFKDGQCSGLISFEVEDKESAWKVLDATKLFSIVVNIGDSKSIITHPSSTTHQQIPLVEQKKIGITEGLIRLSVGLENSDDLIADLKAALDS
- a CDS encoding c-type cytochrome; this translates as MKKIVLALFVSTIALMGAVEPKACAACHNADFKKSALGKSKIVSDLKHEEIATALKGYKAGTYGGVMKAVMKGQVAKYSDAELEAFAQTIGK
- a CDS encoding S24 family peptidase translates to MSLITLEYVDALDANNEKKVLEFSTNLLKEPINKGSLFVIKVDGESMEPVIKDRTLVVADLSQRGVVDADIYLVYYENRMWIKKAKQESDGMTFVSINKEYGHLVYKEADVRVVAKAVLSFNSF